One Thermosipho atlanticus DSM 15807 DNA window includes the following coding sequences:
- a CDS encoding secondary thiamine-phosphate synthase enzyme YjbQ, whose amino-acid sequence MKSYTKYLWFNTKKRKELVKITDVVEKIVEESGIKEGFCLVSAMHITAGIIVNDDESGLHKDIWEWLEKLAPTGDYHHHWTGEDNGDAHLKRILTHHQVILPVTDGKLDLGPWEQIFYAEYDGQRRKRIVVKVIGE is encoded by the coding sequence ATGAAAAGTTATACGAAATATTTATGGTTTAATACTAAAAAGAGAAAGGAATTAGTTAAAATTACCGATGTTGTCGAGAAAATTGTTGAAGAAAGTGGAATAAAAGAAGGTTTTTGTTTAGTATCAGCAATGCATATAACAGCTGGTATAATAGTTAATGATGACGAATCAGGATTGCATAAAGATATTTGGGAATGGCTTGAAAAACTTGCCCCTACTGGTGATTATCATCATCATTGGACTGGTGAGGATAATGGTGATGCACATCTAAAACGAATTTTAACGCATCACCAAGTAATTTTGCCAGTAACAGATGGAAAACTAGATTTAGGTCCCTGGGAACAAATTTTTTATGCAGAATACGATGGGCAGAGAAGAAAAAGAATAGTAGTAAAAGTGATAGGTGAATAG
- a CDS encoding sigma-54 interaction domain-containing protein, which yields MELSQLYRSVLDSIIEGVIIVDEGARILYINKTAVRLLNLSGDFIGKHVTKVVPNTRLHIVVRTGIPEIDEVQHVGKNIIVTSRIPLKDKEENIVGAVAVFRDITSVKKLAEEITNLHEIEARLKAIIDSTYDAISVADEYGNVILVNKAYTELTGFKPEEVIGKPATVDIAEGESIHLMIAKTRKPIYNARLKVGPMKKEVIVNAEPLFVRGKFSGSVAVVHDVSKILDLTRELEEMRRMMRQVKAQYTFEDIIGKSEKILMAKEQARKVAKTPVTVLLRGESGTGKELFAHAIHNESNRKNGPFISVNCAAIPENILEIELFGYSGGAFLGARKEGKKGLLEEADGGTLFLDEIGKMPLSLQAKILRFIERKEFLPVGSTTVKKVDVRIIAATNMNLEELVKKEKFLSDLYFRLNVFPIFLPSLREIKEDIPVLVKHLSKKIARQFGRKVDDVSSVAVKYLKSYDWPGNVRELENVIGRAIINMNINETILEKRHFPTLFLEKTSENFKYEGSLKSLVEDFERKVIENVLKENKGDRTKTARSLGISIRTLYYKIEKYGLG from the coding sequence ATGGAATTATCTCAATTATACCGTTCTGTTTTAGATTCAATTATTGAAGGCGTGATAATTGTTGATGAAGGCGCACGGATCTTGTATATAAACAAGACTGCCGTGCGTCTTTTAAATTTATCTGGTGATTTTATCGGAAAACATGTTACGAAAGTGGTACCAAATACAAGATTACATATTGTTGTAAGAACAGGGATACCTGAAATTGATGAGGTGCAACATGTAGGAAAAAACATTATAGTTACATCAAGGATACCTTTGAAAGACAAAGAAGAAAATATTGTTGGTGCTGTTGCTGTTTTTAGAGATATTACAAGTGTTAAGAAACTTGCTGAAGAAATAACAAATTTACATGAAATCGAGGCAAGATTAAAAGCCATTATTGACTCAACTTACGATGCAATTTCAGTTGCAGACGAATATGGAAATGTCATTTTAGTGAATAAAGCTTATACAGAACTTACTGGTTTTAAACCTGAGGAGGTTATTGGAAAACCAGCTACAGTGGATATTGCAGAAGGTGAAAGTATCCATTTAATGATTGCTAAAACAAGAAAGCCAATTTACAATGCAAGGTTAAAAGTTGGTCCGATGAAAAAGGAAGTAATAGTTAACGCTGAACCGTTGTTTGTGAGAGGGAAGTTCAGTGGAAGTGTTGCAGTCGTACATGACGTTTCAAAAATTTTAGATTTGACAAGAGAACTTGAAGAAATGAGAAGAATGATGAGGCAAGTAAAAGCTCAATATACATTTGAAGACATCATTGGAAAAAGTGAAAAAATACTTATGGCCAAAGAACAGGCAAGAAAAGTAGCCAAAACCCCTGTAACAGTTCTTTTGAGGGGGGAAAGCGGTACAGGGAAAGAACTTTTTGCTCACGCTATTCACAACGAGAGTAATAGAAAAAATGGCCCATTTATAAGTGTGAATTGTGCTGCCATTCCTGAAAATATACTTGAGATAGAACTTTTTGGATATTCTGGAGGGGCATTTTTAGGAGCAAGAAAGGAAGGAAAGAAGGGGTTGTTAGAAGAAGCAGATGGAGGGACATTGTTTTTAGATGAGATTGGTAAAATGCCCCTTAGTTTGCAAGCTAAAATTTTAAGATTTATCGAGAGAAAAGAATTTTTACCTGTAGGTTCGACAACGGTCAAAAAAGTTGATGTAAGAATAATTGCTGCCACTAATATGAATTTGGAAGAATTGGTAAAAAAAGAAAAATTCTTATCTGATTTGTATTTTCGCCTAAATGTTTTTCCTATTTTTTTACCTTCTTTAAGAGAAATAAAGGAAGATATACCTGTGCTTGTTAAACATCTTTCCAAGAAAATTGCACGACAGTTTGGAAGAAAAGTAGATGATGTTTCATCCGTTGCAGTAAAGTATTTAAAAAGTTATGATTGGCCCGGAAACGTTAGAGAACTTGAAAATGTTATAGGTAGAGCGATTATTAATATGAATATTAATGAAACTATTTTAGAAAAAAGGCATTTTCCGACATTGTTTTTGGAAAAAACTTCGGAAAATTTCAAATATGAAGGCTCATTAAAATCATTAGTTGAAGACTTTGAAAGAAAGGTAATTGAAAATGTTTTAAAAGAAAACAAAGGTGATAGAACTAAAACAGCTAGAAGTTTAGGGATAAGTATAAGAACGTTGTATTATAAGATTGAAAAATATGGATTAGGATAA